A region of Deinococcus apachensis DSM 19763 DNA encodes the following proteins:
- a CDS encoding aminopeptidase, which translates to MTSNPALEEKLARYAELLVRTGVNLPKGGRVLVRAPVDAAPLVRLVVRAAYRAGADDVRVTYGDPYLALALFEEGTDAAVDYLPGWLAAEQEAMVADGYAFISIVGEDPSLLAGVDQGRVARRSKALAAATRDVSRAISGMEVNWTVAAMSTPAWARRVYPELPGEEAVARLWDDIFAVTRADGPDPVGAWTVHLDRLERLCTFLNEQQYAAIHFRSGLGTDLTVGLAENHIWQGGAETAKNGIRGVPNLPTDEVFTAPHRGRVDGVAVASKPLSVRGQLVEGIRMRFENGRAVEVSAEKGEDTLRQLIETDEGAARLGEVALVPASAPVAQTGTLFLNTLFDENAASHIALGRCYSTNVRSGENPEALLAAGGNDSLIHVDWMIGTPDTDVDGVRMDGSREALMRGGEWVVGERSAVSDPPSAAKANA; encoded by the coding sequence ATGACCTCCAACCCGGCCCTTGAGGAGAAGCTCGCCCGCTACGCCGAACTGCTCGTCCGCACGGGCGTCAACCTGCCGAAGGGGGGCAGGGTCCTCGTGCGCGCGCCCGTGGACGCCGCGCCCCTGGTGCGGCTGGTGGTCCGCGCCGCGTACCGGGCGGGGGCCGACGACGTGCGCGTGACCTACGGCGACCCCTACCTGGCCCTCGCCCTGTTCGAGGAAGGCACGGACGCCGCCGTGGACTACCTGCCGGGCTGGCTCGCGGCCGAGCAGGAGGCGATGGTGGCGGATGGGTACGCCTTCATCTCCATTGTGGGCGAGGACCCCTCGCTGCTCGCCGGGGTGGACCAGGGCCGGGTCGCGCGGCGCTCCAAGGCCCTCGCCGCCGCCACCCGCGACGTGAGCCGCGCGATCAGCGGCATGGAGGTCAACTGGACCGTCGCCGCCATGAGCACCCCCGCCTGGGCGCGCCGTGTCTACCCCGAGCTGCCGGGGGAGGAGGCCGTCGCCCGGCTGTGGGACGACATCTTCGCGGTCACCCGCGCCGACGGGCCGGACCCGGTGGGCGCCTGGACGGTGCATCTGGACCGCCTGGAGCGCCTCTGCACCTTCCTCAACGAGCAGCAGTACGCGGCCATCCACTTCAGGAGCGGGCTGGGCACCGACCTCACCGTGGGTCTGGCCGAGAACCACATCTGGCAGGGTGGCGCGGAGACGGCGAAAAACGGCATCCGCGGGGTGCCCAACCTCCCTACCGACGAGGTGTTCACGGCGCCGCACCGGGGGCGGGTGGACGGGGTGGCGGTCGCCTCCAAGCCGCTGAGCGTGCGCGGCCAACTTGTCGAGGGCATCCGTATGCGCTTCGAGAACGGCCGGGCGGTGGAGGTCAGCGCCGAGAAGGGTGAGGACACACTGCGGCAACTCATCGAGACGGACGAGGGCGCGGCCCGCTTGGGTGAGGTTGCGCTCGTGCCCGCCTCGGCCCCTGTTGCACAGACGGGAACGCTCTTCCTGAACACCCTGTTTGACGAGAACGCCGCCTCGCACATCGCCCTGGGCCGCTGCTACTCCACAAATGTGCGGAGCGGCGAGAATCCAGAAGCGCTGCTCGCGGCGGGCGGCAACGACTCGCTGATCCACGTGGACTGGATGATCGGCACGCCCGACACCGATGTGGACGGCGTGCGGATGGACGGCTCGCGCGAGGCCCTGATGCGCGGGGGCGAATGGGTGGTGGGAGAGCGGTCAGCCGTCAGCGATCCGCCCTCGGCGGCGAAAGCCAACGCTTAA
- a CDS encoding IMPACT family protein produces MTGTDLPAPFTTLAAPHRFDAVVENSEFLAFAGRADTPEEALAQLAALRERYPDATHHCWAYRIGPLYRFSDDGEPGGTAGSPILRAIEGQGVDHVMVVVVRYYGGVKLGTGGLVRAYGGTAAECLRTALREAVRPRHTLTVHVPFEHLSALYHLLGTFDTVRGEEAYTVSGVALDVGVYPENADAFAAALRDATRGAAGVEGPDT; encoded by the coding sequence GTGACCGGCACGGACCTGCCCGCCCCCTTCACCACCCTCGCCGCGCCACACCGTTTTGACGCCGTAGTCGAGAACAGCGAGTTCCTGGCCTTCGCCGGGCGGGCCGACACACCGGAGGAGGCGCTTGCCCAGCTGGCGGCCCTTCGGGAACGTTACCCCGACGCCACCCACCACTGCTGGGCCTACCGCATCGGCCCCCTGTACCGGTTCAGCGACGATGGGGAACCAGGCGGGACGGCGGGTTCCCCCATCCTGCGAGCCATCGAGGGGCAGGGGGTGGATCACGTCATGGTCGTCGTGGTGCGCTACTACGGCGGTGTGAAGCTGGGCACCGGGGGGCTGGTTCGGGCGTACGGCGGCACGGCGGCGGAATGCCTGCGGACGGCCCTGCGTGAGGCCGTTCGCCCCCGCCACACCCTCACCGTCCATGTGCCCTTCGAGCACCTGAGTGCGCTGTATCACCTGCTGGGCACCTTTGACACTGTGCGGGGTGAGGAGGCGTACACGGTGTCGGGCGTCGCGCTCGACGTTGGGGTCTACCCTGAGAACGCGGACGCCTTTGCGGCAGCGCTGCGGGACGCGACGCGGGGGGCGGCAGGGGTGGAAGGGCCGGACACCTGA
- a CDS encoding DUF2087 domain-containing protein, which translates to MSADLNARASVFRALSHPVRLTLLRLTWTEPLSGETLARLMNLAPATVSHHLAQLAEAGLTTVRPDGHHRLHGANHAALGVTLATLIRGEAAPPVAEDPYRARVLRTFLKDGRLTRIPAQRKKRDVILFELATLFEPGRTYTEREVSDALAELHPDFFTLRRELVGLGLLARENGMYWRVAGSVPERGPDAPSSPPGAVE; encoded by the coding sequence GTGAGTGCCGATCTGAACGCCCGCGCCTCCGTCTTCCGCGCCCTGTCGCACCCCGTGCGATTGACACTGTTGCGCCTGACGTGGACGGAGCCCCTGTCCGGCGAGACCCTGGCGCGGCTGATGAACCTCGCGCCCGCCACGGTCAGTCACCACCTCGCGCAACTGGCGGAGGCGGGGCTGACGACCGTGCGACCGGACGGGCACCACCGCCTGCACGGGGCCAACCACGCGGCCCTGGGCGTGACGCTCGCCACCCTGATTCGGGGGGAGGCGGCTCCGCCCGTCGCCGAGGACCCGTACCGCGCCCGGGTCCTGCGCACCTTCCTGAAGGACGGGCGGCTGACCCGCATTCCCGCTCAACGCAAGAAACGCGACGTGATCCTGTTTGAGCTCGCCACCCTCTTCGAGCCGGGCCGCACCTACACCGAGCGCGAGGTGAGCGACGCCCTGGCCGAGTTGCACCCCGATTTCTTCACCCTGCGGCGTGAACTCGTGGGGCTGGGCCTGCTCGCCCGCGAGAACGGGATGTACTGGCGGGTGGCCGGGAGCGTCCCGGAGCGCGGGCCGGACGCTCCCTCTTCCCCGCCTGGGGCCGTAGAGTGA
- a CDS encoding tRNA (cytidine(34)-2'-O)-methyltransferase codes for MTPSPLLRVVLFEPEKAGNVGNVARTCAVLGAELHLIRPFGFHLHDREFRRAVMDYLEGVTLHEHANWTAFQAALEPDARVWAFSTHASTLYTRAGFQRGDYLCFGPESRGLPTWLREGLSALKLPQPGGGRSLNLSVAVGAAAFEAGRQIEGW; via the coding sequence ATGACTCCTTCTCCCCTGCTGCGCGTCGTGCTGTTCGAGCCGGAAAAGGCGGGCAACGTCGGCAACGTGGCGCGCACCTGCGCCGTGCTGGGGGCCGAGTTGCACCTGATCCGGCCCTTCGGCTTCCACCTGCACGACCGCGAGTTCCGCCGCGCTGTGATGGACTACCTGGAGGGAGTGACGCTTCACGAGCACGCCAACTGGACGGCGTTTCAGGCGGCGCTGGAGCCGGACGCGCGTGTATGGGCCTTTTCCACGCACGCGAGCACCCTCTACACCCGGGCGGGCTTCCAGCGGGGCGATTACCTCTGCTTCGGGCCGGAGTCGCGCGGATTGCCCACCTGGCTGCGCGAGGGCCTGTCTGCCCTGAAGCTCCCGCAGCCGGGCGGGGGCCGCAGCCTGAATCTGTCGGTGGCGGTGGGAGCGGCGGCCTTCGAGGCGGGGCGGCAGATCGAGGGGTGGTGA
- the purE gene encoding 5-(carboxyamino)imidazole ribonucleotide mutase produces MRAVTDGRGTPRVGVVMGSRSDFETMAGALDVLRDLGIAYEVRVLSAHRTPHLLATYSARAERLNLSCLIAGAGGAAHLPGMLAAFTRLPVLGVPVQSRALSGQDSLLSIVQMPAGVPVATFAIGTAGARNAALFAAALLATTDPTVRERLDAFRRDQTQAVLNDPYFDGHPQAGVE; encoded by the coding sequence ATGCGGGCCGTGACGGACGGACGAGGAACGCCCCGTGTGGGCGTGGTGATGGGCAGCCGCAGCGACTTCGAGACGATGGCGGGCGCGCTGGACGTGCTGCGCGATCTGGGCATCGCGTACGAGGTGCGGGTGCTCTCGGCCCACCGCACGCCGCACCTGCTCGCCACTTACTCGGCGCGGGCCGAGCGGCTGAACCTGAGCTGCCTCATTGCGGGGGCGGGCGGCGCGGCGCACCTGCCGGGGATGCTCGCGGCCTTTACCCGCCTGCCCGTGCTCGGCGTGCCCGTCCAGTCGCGCGCCCTGAGCGGCCAGGACAGCCTGCTGAGCATCGTGCAGATGCCTGCCGGGGTGCCCGTGGCGACCTTCGCCATTGGGACGGCGGGGGCGAGGAACGCCGCCCTCTTCGCCGCCGCCCTGCTCGCCACGACGGACCCGACTGTGCGGGAACGTCTGGACGCCTTTCGCCGAGACCAGACGCAGGCCGTGCTCAATGATCCTTACTTTGACGGTCACCCGCAGGCGGGGGTGGAATGA
- a CDS encoding NUDIX domain-containing protein, which produces MADERTNEAHPNWVRLVPDEVQPWDTLASRVLVDGFRMVLEDRARTAAGVEVVYQYRPRGPRAVFVLPVTVRGEAVLIRQYRYPLRATIWEVVAGGVERGEDLLAAAARELAEEVGGTAAEWVPLPGFYPQPSISGVVFYPLLALGVTLGETAHEETEVIERVTLPLTEAYRMLDAGEIQDGPSSLTLWHARQHLLERGLL; this is translated from the coding sequence ATGGCGGACGAGCGGACGAACGAGGCGCACCCCAACTGGGTCAGGCTGGTCCCGGACGAGGTCCAGCCCTGGGACACTCTGGCATCCCGGGTGCTGGTGGACGGCTTCCGGATGGTGCTGGAGGACCGGGCGCGGACGGCGGCGGGCGTGGAGGTCGTGTACCAGTACCGGCCGCGCGGTCCCCGTGCTGTCTTTGTGCTGCCAGTCACTGTGCGGGGAGAGGCCGTCCTCATCCGGCAGTACCGTTACCCGCTGCGGGCGACCATCTGGGAGGTCGTGGCGGGCGGCGTGGAGCGGGGGGAGGACCTGCTCGCGGCGGCCGCGCGTGAACTCGCCGAGGAGGTGGGCGGTACAGCGGCCGAGTGGGTGCCCCTCCCCGGCTTCTACCCCCAGCCCAGCATCAGTGGCGTGGTGTTCTACCCCCTGCTGGCGCTGGGCGTGACGCTGGGCGAGACCGCGCACGAGGAGACGGAGGTCATCGAGCGCGTCACCCTCCCCCTGACCGAGGCGTACCGGATGCTCGACGCGGGCGAGATTCAGGACGGCCCGAGCAGCCTGACGCTGTGGCACGCGCGGCAGCACCTGCTGGAGCGCGGCCTGCTGTGA
- a CDS encoding NAD(P)/FAD-dependent oxidoreductase, whose amino-acid sequence MTGRPHLLLVGGGHANVALLKAAPRWVRRGVRVTLLTPDRFLWSSGMTPEFVGGRYREEETRIDLLRLCLEGGVTFVQDRAARVDVAAREVVTAGDERLPYDLAVFDVGGQPVDEEDAGDAVRVRPLPELRRVTEWLDTAPGGRLTVVGGGAAGVELLLNITARVAGRSGFTFTLLEPGPRLLTAFAPGLGRYAGARLRARGVDVRLHTRVTRALPGRVELEGGASLPGDLTLWATGTRGQPLFRASGLPVEDGDFLRVTRTLQVPGHPRLLGAGDAVQVEGLSLDRSGVNAVKQGLHLRGGVDRLLRGLERGQPPETMRLRRFRPYPASPYLLSTGEPEGWLALGPFLWARGRVWLALKHRVDRRWVGRFHEGPPALSPLT is encoded by the coding sequence GTGACCGGACGACCCCACCTGCTGCTTGTCGGCGGGGGCCACGCGAATGTCGCGCTGCTTAAAGCCGCCCCCCGCTGGGTGCGGCGGGGCGTGCGCGTCACCCTGCTCACCCCCGACCGCTTCCTGTGGTCCTCGGGCATGACCCCCGAGTTCGTCGGCGGGCGGTACCGTGAGGAGGAGACGCGCATCGACCTGCTCCGCCTGTGCCTGGAGGGTGGGGTGACCTTCGTTCAGGACCGGGCGGCGCGGGTGGATGTGGCGGCGCGCGAGGTCGTCACGGCGGGGGACGAGCGCCTGCCCTACGACCTGGCCGTGTTCGATGTGGGAGGTCAGCCGGTCGACGAGGAGGACGCCGGGGACGCCGTGCGGGTCAGGCCCCTCCCCGAACTGCGCCGCGTGACCGAGTGGCTGGACACGGCCCCGGGTGGGCGGCTCACGGTGGTTGGGGGAGGCGCGGCGGGGGTGGAACTGCTGCTGAACATCACCGCCCGGGTCGCGGGACGGTCCGGGTTCACCTTCACGCTGCTCGAACCCGGGCCGCGTCTCCTGACGGCTTTCGCGCCCGGCCTGGGACGGTACGCCGGGGCACGGCTGCGGGCACGGGGTGTGGACGTGCGGCTGCACACCCGTGTCACCCGCGCCCTTCCCGGACGGGTGGAGTTGGAGGGCGGGGCGAGCCTCCCGGGCGACCTGACCCTCTGGGCGACCGGCACCCGCGGCCAGCCGCTTTTCCGCGCCTCCGGGCTGCCCGTGGAGGACGGGGACTTCCTGCGGGTCACGCGGACCCTCCAGGTGCCGGGGCACCCGCGCCTGTTGGGGGCCGGGGACGCCGTGCAGGTCGAGGGGCTGAGCCTGGACCGCAGCGGCGTGAACGCGGTGAAGCAGGGGCTGCACCTGCGGGGCGGTGTGGACCGCCTGCTGCGCGGCCTGGAGCGGGGGCAGCCCCCGGAGACTATGCGGCTGCGGCGCTTTCGCCCCTACCCCGCCTCGCCCTACCTGCTCTCGACGGGGGAGCCGGAGGGCTGGCTGGCGCTCGGCCCGTTTCTGTGGGCGCGGGGCCGGGTGTGGCTGGCGCTCAAGCACCGGGTGGACCGCCGCTGGGTGGGCCGGTTTCACGAGGGTCCGCCTGCCCTGTCACCCCTCACCTGA
- the ispF gene encoding 2-C-methyl-D-erythritol 2,4-cyclodiphosphate synthase, giving the protein MTSSPLPHRIGYGEDAHRLAEGRSLVLGGVAIPHAGRGAVAHSDGDAVLHAVADALLSGLALGDIGQYYPDTAPENAGLDSRVILMRCLELVRKRGYAPVNLALVVTLDRPKLGPLRADIARSLAELLGLRETEVGVSFKTSEGLAPDHVQVRVTVLLARMGA; this is encoded by the coding sequence ATGACTTCCTCCCCCCTCCCCCACCGCATCGGCTACGGAGAAGATGCCCACCGCCTCGCCGAGGGGCGGTCTCTCGTGCTGGGGGGTGTGGCCATTCCCCACGCCGGGCGCGGCGCGGTCGCCCACAGCGATGGCGACGCCGTGCTGCACGCCGTGGCGGACGCGCTGCTCTCGGGCCTGGCGCTGGGGGATATCGGGCAGTATTACCCGGACACGGCACCGGAGAACGCGGGGCTGGACTCGCGGGTCATTCTCATGCGCTGCCTGGAATTGGTACGGAAGCGGGGCTACGCGCCTGTCAACCTCGCACTCGTCGTCACGCTCGACCGCCCGAAGCTGGGACCGCTGCGCGCGGACATCGCCCGCAGCCTGGCCGAACTCCTGGGCCTGCGCGAGACCGAGGTGGGCGTGAGCTTCAAGACCTCCGAGGGGCTGGCGCCCGACCACGTGCAGGTGCGGGTGACGGTGCTGCTCGCGCGGATGGGGGCATGA
- a CDS encoding vitamin K epoxide reductase family protein: protein MDPTQLSRELREARTPDLHRRRWIIGLSLLGAAMGQIVTLYQTGIIRRLPDPPLRIFDSSRVDASDYGYKRLNTPDAVMMVVSYGATAWLAAAGGKDRASNLPLLPVMMGLKILGDAATAVELGREEWRENKALCAYCQVATIASLASLPLAFPEMRRALANLLGRRN, encoded by the coding sequence GTGGACCCGACTCAGCTCAGCCGTGAACTGCGCGAAGCACGCACCCCCGACCTTCACCGCCGCCGCTGGATCATCGGCCTGTCGCTGCTGGGCGCGGCGATGGGGCAGATCGTGACGCTGTACCAGACCGGCATCATCCGCCGCCTGCCCGATCCCCCGCTGCGAATTTTCGATTCCAGCCGGGTGGACGCCTCCGACTACGGCTACAAGCGCCTGAACACCCCAGACGCCGTGATGATGGTCGTGAGCTACGGCGCGACCGCCTGGCTGGCTGCCGCCGGGGGCAAGGACCGGGCCTCGAATCTGCCGCTGCTCCCCGTCATGATGGGGCTGAAGATTCTGGGGGACGCCGCCACCGCTGTGGAACTCGGCCGCGAGGAGTGGCGGGAGAACAAGGCCCTCTGCGCGTACTGCCAGGTGGCGACCATAGCCTCGCTGGCCTCCCTCCCGCTCGCCTTTCCCGAGATGCGGCGGGCCCTGGCAAACCTGCTGGGGAGGCGGAATTAG
- the purK gene encoding 5-(carboxyamino)imidazole ribonucleotide synthase, protein MTSASPTLGILGGGQLAQMLALAALPLGVQVVVLEPDPQAPARLCAEHIRAPYTDPAGLSRLAACDAVTLEFENVPVEALAALEGRVPVRPGGTLLARSKHRVREKEALRAAGARTAPFVPVEQGTDLEGALEQVGGRGILKTSELGYDGKGQARVSGAAELRQAWEALGRVPCVLEGLVPFEREVSLAVARNVAGEVAFGPLVENTHRAGILRTCVSPSGAPEGTGDRAREVAHAVAGAWGLEGLLTLEFFQLPGGELLVNEVAPRVHNSGHLTQDGGGVSQFEAQVRAVLGWPLSDWAPLHPTAMVNVVGTVDGRGPDWTAVDALPGARRHLYHKAPRPGRKLGHVNLVAPDVGTLRDRLVRLEALIP, encoded by the coding sequence ATGACGTCCGCATCTCCCACCCTCGGCATCCTGGGTGGCGGCCAGCTCGCCCAGATGCTCGCGCTCGCGGCCCTGCCCCTGGGGGTGCAGGTTGTGGTGCTAGAACCTGATCCGCAAGCTCCCGCGCGGCTGTGTGCCGAACACATCCGGGCGCCCTACACCGACCCCGCTGGCCTGAGCCGCCTCGCCGCCTGTGACGCGGTCACGCTGGAGTTCGAGAACGTGCCGGTGGAGGCGCTCGCCGCGCTGGAGGGCCGGGTGCCCGTGCGGCCTGGAGGGACGCTCCTCGCGCGCAGCAAGCACCGGGTCCGCGAGAAGGAAGCCCTGCGGGCGGCGGGGGCGCGGACGGCCCCCTTCGTGCCCGTCGAGCAAGGGACAGACCTGGAGGGGGCGCTGGAGCAGGTCGGCGGGCGGGGCATCCTCAAGACGTCGGAACTGGGGTACGACGGCAAGGGGCAGGCGCGGGTGTCGGGCGCGGCGGAACTGCGGCAGGCCTGGGAGGCGCTGGGCCGCGTCCCGTGTGTGCTAGAGGGGCTGGTCCCCTTCGAGCGCGAGGTGAGCCTCGCGGTGGCCCGCAACGTGGCGGGGGAGGTGGCGTTCGGGCCGCTGGTGGAGAACACGCACCGGGCGGGCATCCTCCGCACCTGCGTCTCCCCGTCCGGGGCGCCGGAGGGCACCGGGGACCGCGCCCGTGAGGTCGCCCACGCCGTTGCCGGGGCCTGGGGACTGGAGGGCCTCCTCACGCTGGAGTTCTTCCAACTTCCTGGGGGAGAACTCCTCGTGAACGAGGTCGCTCCGCGCGTTCACAACAGCGGGCACCTCACCCAGGACGGTGGTGGGGTCAGCCAGTTCGAGGCGCAGGTGCGGGCAGTGCTGGGGTGGCCGCTGTCCGACTGGGCGCCGCTGCATCCCACGGCGATGGTGAATGTCGTCGGCACGGTGGATGGGCGGGGACCCGACTGGACGGCCGTCGACGCGCTGCCCGGCGCCCGGCGGCACCTCTACCACAAGGCGCCCCGTCCCGGACGCAAGCTGGGGCACGTGAACCTGGTCGCGCCGGACGTGGGGACGTTGCGGGACCGGCTGGTACGGCTGGAGGCGCTGATTCCCTGA
- a CDS encoding glutamate ligase domain-containing protein — protein MMGAPDYDWLYSRTRSGRERGPGAARALLDRLGSPDAAFTCIRVVGTNGKGSTCAMLEAGLLAAGVRVGCFTSPHLQHYEERVRVNGRDLDPARTAAFIDWAKGHAPGAAFFDLTLALACLTFAADGVEVVVMEAGVGGATDATQALTHVSAVSLTNVALDHVTVLGETVPAITRDKARAARPGVPFLTTATGKALEVVREVTAEVGAPLLTPDTHPALFALPHPPALTGAHQEANAALAAATLRTLGYGDGVDAALKATHPARLERFEVGGRTVLIDGAHNPHATRALSASVPHADVLLFGNLARKDTEATLTPLLEISPVRVFTAPGDHATPPEPLAQRYSGFAHPDPREAFAQALALTPPGGTLLVTGSLYLAGTVRGLLNPA, from the coding sequence ATGATGGGTGCCCCGGATTACGACTGGCTCTACTCCCGCACCCGTTCGGGCCGGGAACGGGGGCCGGGGGCCGCGCGGGCACTCCTTGACCGTCTGGGTTCGCCGGACGCCGCGTTCACCTGCATCCGGGTGGTCGGCACGAACGGCAAGGGCAGCACCTGCGCGATGCTGGAGGCCGGGCTCCTCGCGGCGGGCGTCCGGGTCGGCTGCTTCACGAGCCCGCACCTCCAGCACTACGAGGAACGGGTGCGGGTGAACGGCCGCGACCTTGACCCAGCCCGCACCGCCGCCTTCATCGACTGGGCGAAAGGCCACGCCCCGGGAGCCGCCTTCTTCGACCTCACCCTCGCCCTCGCCTGCCTGACCTTCGCCGCAGATGGGGTGGAGGTCGTCGTGATGGAGGCCGGTGTGGGTGGCGCGACGGACGCGACCCAGGCCCTCACCCACGTCTCGGCCGTCTCCCTGACGAACGTGGCCCTCGACCACGTGACCGTGCTGGGGGAAACCGTGCCCGCCATCACCCGGGACAAGGCCCGCGCCGCGCGGCCCGGCGTTCCCTTCCTGACGACCGCCACCGGCAAGGCCCTGGAGGTGGTGCGCGAGGTCACGGCGGAGGTGGGCGCCCCGCTCCTCACGCCGGACACCCATCCGGCCCTGTTTGCCCTCCCCCATCCTCCGGCCCTCACGGGGGCACACCAAGAGGCGAACGCCGCCCTGGCCGCCGCGACCCTCCGCACCCTGGGCTATGGCGATGGGGTGGATGCGGCCCTGAAGGCCACTCACCCCGCCCGTCTCGAACGCTTCGAGGTGGGGGGCCGGACGGTCCTGATCGACGGCGCCCACAACCCCCACGCGACCCGGGCTCTCTCCGCCAGCGTTCCCCACGCCGACGTGCTGCTGTTCGGCAATCTCGCCCGCAAGGACACGGAGGCGACCCTCACCCCCCTGCTGGAGATCTCGCCCGTGCGGGTCTTCACCGCCCCCGGCGACCATGCCACCCCGCCCGAGCCCCTCGCGCAACGGTACAGCGGTTTTGCCCACCCTGACCCCCGGGAAGCCTTCGCGCAGGCCCTCGCCCTGACCCCACCGGGCGGCACCCTGCTTGTCACCGGCAGCCTCTACCTGGCTGGGACGGTTCGGGGCCTTCTGAACCCCGCTTGA
- a CDS encoding AfsR/SARP family transcriptional regulator codes for MSLVERSDDHELRIWTASRLAEFYSEQGQHAKALEALHSAVAPGQELPPPLLVTRGVVLRRRGQIELALADFKAALPEVRASQDSHLLTRTLLHYADALRRASKTRASVEALREALERLLQERDKARYRPDIEELAELTHSAMLEPEVAPFMEAVLEKLAAMTGGALLDEERLTHVQVQTLGRVQVTRDGRPVPLTLHGSALLLVYLSRNPGRTRQEIQLDLYPDKEPVAGSNYIRSAIRELREGLGRDVVVHSGPHNQPRYVLGPGVSLTLDVEELGYALERGDVARVLALYRGPFLSPVTDSEWADRLREELQAAVTTTLREQLRSARATGDLRRALLLANQYLRVDPYDPEVLAERVEIARAVAPAQEVARYVVELQRMEA; via the coding sequence ATGTCCCTTGTAGAACGAAGTGACGACCATGAACTTCGCATCTGGACTGCCTCCCGTCTCGCGGAATTCTACAGTGAGCAGGGGCAGCACGCGAAGGCGCTGGAAGCCCTCCATAGCGCCGTCGCACCGGGCCAGGAATTGCCGCCTCCCCTGCTGGTCACGCGTGGTGTGGTGCTGCGGCGGCGGGGGCAGATCGAGCTAGCCCTGGCTGATTTCAAGGCGGCACTGCCCGAAGTGCGAGCCTCTCAGGACTCGCATCTCCTCACTCGCACCCTCCTCCACTACGCAGATGCGTTGCGGCGGGCGAGCAAAACCCGGGCGTCGGTGGAGGCACTGCGGGAGGCGCTGGAACGGTTATTGCAGGAACGGGACAAGGCGCGGTATCGCCCGGACATTGAGGAACTGGCTGAACTGACGCACAGCGCGATGCTGGAGCCGGAGGTCGCCCCCTTCATGGAGGCGGTGCTGGAGAAACTGGCGGCCATGACGGGCGGGGCGCTGCTGGACGAGGAGCGGCTGACCCACGTGCAGGTGCAGACCCTGGGCCGGGTGCAGGTGACGCGTGACGGGCGGCCGGTGCCGCTGACGCTGCACGGGAGCGCGCTCCTGCTGGTCTACCTCAGCCGGAATCCCGGGCGGACCCGGCAGGAAATCCAGCTCGACCTGTATCCGGACAAGGAACCGGTGGCGGGGTCCAACTACATCCGCAGCGCGATCCGCGAACTGCGTGAGGGGCTGGGGCGGGACGTGGTGGTGCATTCGGGGCCGCACAACCAGCCGCGCTACGTACTGGGGCCGGGGGTCAGCCTGACGCTGGACGTGGAGGAACTGGGCTACGCGCTGGAGCGCGGGGACGTGGCGCGGGTGCTCGCGCTGTACCGCGGCCCCTTCCTGTCGCCGGTGACGGACAGCGAGTGGGCGGACAGACTGCGCGAGGAGTTGCAGGCCGCCGTCACGACCACGCTGCGCGAACAACTGCGCTCGGCGCGGGCGACGGGGGACCTGAGGCGGGCACTGCTCCTCGCCAACCAGTACCTGCGGGTGGACCCCTACGACCCCGAGGTGCTGGCCGAGCGGGTGGAGATCGCCCGGGCCGTGGCTCCCGCCCAGGAGGTCGCCCGGTACGTGGTGGAGTTGCAGCGTATGGAAGCCTGA
- a CDS encoding peptidylprolyl isomerase, translated as MTSSDSYQPAGFQPTPELSPERQTRFSQAPDLGEGIEPGKQYRAVLETSKGRIVIDLFADEAPVTVNSFAYLIRHHYYDGIKFHRVIEGFMAQGGDPTGTGAGGPGYDFEDEFVGNPHRHDGKGVLSMANRGPGTNGSQFFITFGPTPHLDGRHTVFGRVVEGLDVLDRLTRIQPGMPGTPDVIERAYLVEKNAEG; from the coding sequence ATGACCTCTTCTGACTCCTACCAGCCCGCAGGCTTCCAGCCGACCCCCGAACTCTCTCCCGAGCGCCAGACGCGCTTCTCGCAGGCGCCCGACCTCGGCGAGGGCATCGAGCCCGGCAAGCAGTACCGCGCCGTGCTGGAGACGAGCAAGGGCCGCATCGTGATCGACCTCTTTGCGGACGAGGCGCCCGTCACGGTGAATTCCTTCGCCTACCTGATCCGCCACCACTACTACGACGGGATCAAGTTCCACCGGGTGATCGAGGGCTTCATGGCGCAGGGCGGCGACCCCACCGGCACGGGCGCGGGCGGCCCCGGCTACGACTTCGAGGACGAGTTTGTGGGCAACCCACACCGCCACGACGGCAAGGGCGTGCTGAGCATGGCGAACCGCGGCCCCGGCACGAACGGCTCACAGTTCTTCATCACCTTTGGGCCGACGCCCCACCTCGACGGTCGGCACACTGTGTTCGGGCGCGTGGTGGAGGGGCTCGACGTGCTCGACCGCCTCACCCGCATCCAGCCGGGGATGCCCGGCACGCCGGACGTGATCGAGCGGGCGTACCTGGTGGAGAAGAACGCGGAAGGCTGA